The proteins below come from a single Carassius carassius chromosome 11, fCarCar2.1, whole genome shotgun sequence genomic window:
- the LOC132152584 gene encoding capping protein inhibiting regulator of actin dynamics, which produces MNDFVLSLLSRGYGQIVPNEDGHDGRLEVCFEPQDYFNWKSQPPLLRLTSSGRIFGGLEPAPPKTYSTRRGPLILYSEDLALAYRSCQVNRKRKALSCPKQEAEKQLHTLQDLTGAILAFGKRKVGSLAGVTHPLLPDKHVTQNISMHHRPGEKNYHSSQVKGENTNQIRYQPRFLCSPRPNRADLGPLPPISDGLVHVQLQEKAQAASDEQMTFKPKEQKDQKPKERKRQVKSLRIATDTCRAHMSPIPETEPAHQTEDQTVTPATRKNTSTILPHLIHHPQDLSGRGKRSRMESGGGVGEMCALRSVYVDSSLECSPLSRVNYYGGHMEGSRQMRHCGGETHMRRVNIETDPSFTVFHLPPINQSSLVNSSSDITLPMNQTEIKEKKSSCENLPKRDLHIHLPDIKVGTAHENPSERRMHSQVVLLFPAQTEQTDTHQPDDELRRTPVKETEPCGDLEHAVGIDQRKQDPLSDGKCRITEMDLGHVMWSDDLEKGDQHPPLGPLPPLVGRRGPGKQSSMAVYRQNLHDPEETTETQTGITRGCLPLELREWQGGQAVGTLIMGPDGEIIRLSLWDPAVDTEDHPIMGDVTQGHVLKVVTSEGDLKQPWTAFTQDHDTDEEEDTTSNTEETTSNTERLDSSHEKFKVNKTAEKMNGKKRQHPLGSHNKKVQKREVFKISSHEETNVEEEEEQLDDEEEEEEEEEEEEEEEEEEEQEEVDEEEEDEDENEENGSDNKPVNNAQVLRVKAHAQKNNAEDDFSSDCQIIQKERAIQLRSHAEQTKAKGKKIHLGADNQMIQDEQVYKVRSRAKQTNAKKDDCLGADSEIIQEEKVFKVRSRAKQTKAKRKEDCFGSDSEIIQDEQIYLPEERLEEMSSSTTHQLNKTGEEATGVKRNRKVKATSLQPETKVTRGSRKSKGAAPAISPKSTHFSPRAHSPESLSPEGQAEIPTGLPTEAEKGHSDNTVGREYAEHMLVEEVKKNKKSNKHTSKQSVQIHEDIETRNTSVPDDPNPTSKKKKKKTGKQKKEETKEEKEEPTKKAQNLTVKVKKKKGQPAFVVGKPRPQDVEPMAYPVDEPERLMPHEREVTTHDSEDELENTENTPEQTYTDSEDDRDADTDPESTDTHEAHKVSPRSVYSTHRSQHSLITARSDASIHRLSQSSIRTPSMGMASHCGPCSPAPLSLICLPPQSATPPASDLTESEPDNHVKSNEVPTNQTDKKAAALAEKAEHRRLEVEKKRKEREEEKKRQQEKEVTEERMRLELEEEQRKRAEEARLQKIREEDERQRRQEEEMERQRRERAEKDRERRRQEEKRRLQERLQRERQEEEKRQAAQLERRRLEEEARKEEELRKLSEMEEAERLEYLRRQQEEEEERRKAAEERRRREEEAAMHAEEQARLQAELFVRQRAALEQHLKFQRGLFVEAEGLEQTQDISRPWIFSYFALLKLLGLDDAASEDTLKDVL; this is translated from the exons ATGAATGATTTTGTCCTGTCATTGCTGAGTCGTGGGTATGGGCAAATTGTGCCAAATGAAGACGGTCATGACGGAAGACTGGAGGTCTGTTTTGAACCACAG GATTACTTCAACTGGAAATCCCAGCCTCCACTGCTGCGTCTTACCAGCAGTGGCCGTATTTTTGGAGGCCTGGAGCCTGCGCCTCCGAAAACCTACAGTACGAGGAGAGGGCCTCTTATTCTGTATTCAGAGGACCTTGCACTGGCATACCGATCTTGCCAGGTTAACAGGAAGAGAAAGGCTCTGAGCTGCCCGAAACAGGAAGCTGAGAAACAGCTGCACACACTGCAAGACCTGACTGGAGCTATTTTGGCTTTTGGCAAAAGGAAG GTTGGATCTCTTGCCGGTGTAACACACCCCTTGTTGCCAGATAAACATGTTACACAGAACATCAGCATGCATCACAGACCTGGAGAGAAAAACTATCATTCAAGCCAGGTTAAAG GAGAAAACACTAATCAGATCAGATACCAGCCACGTTTCCTCTGTTCCCCTCGGCCCAACAGGGCAGACCTGGGACCTCTACCACCCATATCGGATGGTTTGGTACATGTACAACTCCAGGAGAAAGCTCAGGCAGCATCAG ATGAACAAATGACCTTTAAGCCCAAAGAACAGAAAGACCAGAAAccgaaagagagaaaaagacaagtAAAGAGTCTCAGGATAGCGACTGACACATGCAGAGCTCACATGAGTCCGATTCCTGAGACAGAACCAGCACATCAGACTGAAGATCAAACAGTGACTCCAGCAACCAGAAAAAACACCTCTACA ATACTCCCACATCTGATCCACCATCCCCAGGATCTAAGCGGCCGTGGGAAGCGCAGCCGGATGGAGAGTGGAGGTGGTGTTGGAGAGATGTGTGCTCTGAGGTCAGTGTACGTGGATTCGTCTTTGGAGTGCAGCCCACTCTCACGGGTCAACTACTACGGTGGACACATGGAGGGATCCCGCCAGA TGAGACACTGCGGAGGTGAAACTCACATGAGGAGAGTGAATATAGAAACAGATCCCAGCTTCACCGTTTTCCACTTACCACCCATTAACCAGAGTTCACTGGTCAACTCAAGCTCTGACATCACTTTACCAATG AATCAAAcagaaataaaagagaaaaaaagcagCTGTGAGAATTTACCAAAAAGGGACCTACACATACATCTCCCTGACATCAAAGTGGGAACTGCACATGAAAACCCCTCGGAGAGACGTATGCACAGCCAAGTGGTGCTGCTTTTCCCTGCACAAACAGAACAAACAGACACCCATCAGCCAGATG ATGAACTCCGCAGAACCCCTGTAAAGGAGACTGAGCCATGTGGTGATTTGGAGCATGCAGTGGGGATAGACCAAAGAAAACAGGACCCTCTCTCTGACGGCAAGTGCAGGATTACAGAGATGGACCTTGGACATGTCATGTGGTCTGATGATCTAGAAAAAGGAG ATCAACATCCCCCTCTTGGTCCACTGCCCCCCCTGGTGGGCCGGAGGGGTCCAGGTAAACAGAGCTCTATGGCGGTGTACAGACAGAACCTACATGACCCTGAAGAaacaacagaaacacaaacagGAATCACTAGAGGTTGTCTCCCTCTGGAGCTCAGAG AATGGCAGGGAGGCCAAGCGGTGGGCACCCTAATAATGGGTCCTGATGGTGAAATCATACGCTTGTCTCTCTGGGATCCCGCAGTTGACACTGAGGACCACCCAATAATGGGTGATGTCACACAAGGTCACG TTCTTAAGGTTGTGACTTCTGAGGGAGATCTGAAACAGCCTTGGACAGCCTTTACACAGGACCACGACACAGATGAAG AGGAAGACACCACAAGTAATACAGAAGAAACTACTTCAAACACAGAACGGCTTGACTCTAGTCATGAG AAGTTTAAGGTCAATAAAACTGCAGAGAAAATGAATGGCAAGAAGAGGCAGCATCCATTAGGTTCCCACAATAAAAAAGTTCAGAAGAGGGAG GTGTTTAAGATCAGCTCTCATGAAGAAACAAatgtagaggaagaggaggaacagttggatgatgaggaagaggaagaagaagaggaggaggaggaggaggaggaggaagaagaggaagaacagGAGGAGgtggatgaggaagaggaggatgaggatgagaaCGAGGAAAATGGCTCTGACAATAAACCTGTTAATAATGCACAG GTGTTAAGGGTGAAAGCTCATGCACAAAAGAACAACGCAGAGGACGATTTCAGCTCTGACTGTCAGATAAtacagaaagaaaga GCGATTCAGCTCAGATCACATGCAGAGCAGACTAAAGCAAAGGGGAAGAAAATTCATTTAGGTGCTGACAATCAAATGATCCAGGACGAACAG GTTTATAAGGTCAGATCTCGTGCAAAGCAGACTAATGCCAAGAAGGATGATTGTTTAGGCGCTGACAGTGAAATCATCCAGGAGGAAAAG GTGTTTAAGGTCAGATCGCGTGCAAAGCAGACTAAAGCCAAGAGGAAGGAGGATTGCTTCGGCTCTGACAGTGAAATAATTCAGGATGAACAG ATCTATTTACCTGAGGAGAGATTAGAGGAAATGAGCAGCTCCACGACTCACCAGCTCAACAAAACCG GAGAGGAGGCCACTGGGGTGAAAAGAAACCGAAAAGTAAAGGCGACATCTTTACAGCCGGAAACAAAGGTGACACGGGGGTCAAGGAAGTCCAAAGGTGCTGCGCCTGCTATCAGCCCTAAATCAACACATTTCTCTCCCAGAGCACATTCACCGGAGTCTTTGTCTCCTGAAGGACAGGCAGAAATCCCGACAGGATTACCAACGGAGGCAGA AAAAGGTCATTCTGATAACACAGTTGGAAGAGAATACGCAGAACATATGCTGGTGGAGGaagtgaagaaaaataaaaagtctaaTAAGCACACAAGCAAGCAGAGTGTTCAAATTCATGAAGACATTGAGACCCGGAATACCAGTGTTCCTGATGATCCCAATCCTACTTCAAAGAAA aagaaaaagaaaacaggaaaacagaaaaaagaagAGACTAAAGAAGAAAAGGAAGAGCCTACAAAAAAAGCCCAGAATTTGACagttaaagttaaaaagaaaaagggTCAACCAGCATTTGTTGTAG GAAAGCCTCGGCCACAGGATGTTGAACCGATGGCATATCCAGTGGATGAGCCTGAGAGACTGATGCCCCATGAGAGAGAGGTGACGACTCACGACTCAGAGGATGAACTAGAAAACACTGAGAACACACCAGAACAAACCTACACTGACTCTGAAGATGACAGAGACGCTGATACAGACCCAGAGAGTACAGACACACATGAAGCACACAAAGTCTCTCCCAGATCAGTTTACAGCACTCACAGATCACAGCACTCACTCATTACAGCTCGTTCAGATGCCAGCATTCACAGACTCTCACAGAGCTCCATCAGAACCCCCTCAATGGGCATGGCGTCCCACTGCGGCCCATGCAGCCCAGCACCCCTGTCTCTCATCTGCCTGCCTCCTCAGTCAGCAACACCTCCTGCCTCAGACCTTACTGAATCTGAGCCAGACAATCAT GTTAAAAGCAACGAGGTTCCAACTAACCAAACCGACAAAAAAGCTGCAGCACTGGCTGAAAAGGCAGAGCACCGTCGTCTGGAGGTGGAGAAGAAACGgaaggagagagaggaggaaaagaAGAGACAGCAAGAAAAGGAGGTGACAGAAGAGAGGATGAGGCTGGAACTGGAAGAAGAACAAAGGAAAAGAGCAGAGGAAGCGAG GTTACAGAAGATCAGAGAAGAAGATGAGAGACAAAGAAGACAGGAGGAAGAgatggagagacagaggagagagcGGGCAGAGAAGGACAGAGAAAGAAGACGACAGGAGGAGAAGAGGAGGCTGCAGGAACGGCTccagagagaaagacaggaagAGGAGAAACGGCAGGCTG CTCAGCTGGAACGTCGGCGTTTGGAAGAGGAAGCTCGGAAGGAGGAGGAGCTCAGGAAGCTGTCAGAGATGGAGGAGGCTGAGAGACTGGAGTACCTGCGTagacagcaggaggaggaggaggagaggaggaaagctgctgaggagaggaggaggagggaggaGGAAGCAGCGATGCATGCTGAAGAACAGGCCAGACTGCAGGCTGAACTGTTTGTCAG GCAGAGGGCAGCACTGGAGCAGCACTTAAAGTTTCAGAGGGGTCTTTTTGTGGAGGCTGAAGGCCTGGAGCAGACACAGGATATATCTCGGCCCTGGATTTTCTCTTATTTCGCCCTGTTGAAGCTGCTTGGCTTGGATGACGCTGCATCTGAGGACACACTCAAAGATGTGCTGTAA